A window of Triplophysa dalaica isolate WHDGS20190420 chromosome 7, ASM1584641v1, whole genome shotgun sequence contains these coding sequences:
- the nmt1a gene encoding glycylpeptide N-tetradecanoyltransferase 1, whose amino-acid sequence MADENETAPNQEKETEVEEDHGHCSNCENEEHHSDDGEKGDAGAKKKKKKQKKKNKDKSGAPDEVQDPLAKVNSLPADKLQEIQKAIELFSVGQGPAKTMEEATRRSYQFWDTQPVPKLGETVTSHGCIEADKDSIRDEPYSLPQGFVWDALDLGNAAVLKELYTLLNENYVEDDDNMFRFDYSPEFLLWALRPPGWLPHWHCGVRVNSNHKLVGFISAIPANIRIYDIEKKMVEINFLCVHKKLRSKRVAPVLIREITRRVNLEGIFQAVYTAGVVLPKPVGTCRYWHRSLNPRKLIEVKFSHLSRNMTMQRTMKLYRLPEAPKSSSLRAMTVKDVPLVHRLLKEYLSQFHLVPVMSPDEVQHWLLPQENIIDTYVVENPEGKITDFLSFYTLPSTIMNHPVHRSLKAAYSFYNVHTTTPLLDLMGDALILAKSKGFDVFNALDLMENKTFLEKLKFGIGDGNLQYYLYNWKCPSMGAEKVGLVLQ is encoded by the exons ATGGCGGATGAGAATGAGACAGCACCGAACCAGGAGAAAGAAACGGAGGTAGAAGAGGACCATGGACACTGCAGCAATTGTGAAAATGAAGAACATCACTCTGATGATGG GGAAAAGGGTGATGCAGGTgcaaagaagaagaaaaagaagcaGAAGAAAAAGAACAAGGACAAATCTGGAGCCCCAGATGAAGTACAAGATCCGCTGGCCAAA GTGAACTCCCTCCCTGCCGATAAGTTACAGGAAATTCAAAAGGCCATAGAGCTCTTCTCAGTGGGTCAGGGTCCAGCTAAAACCATGGAAGAGGCCACACGTCGCAGTtatcagttctgggacactcaGCCAGTTCCCAAACTTG GAGAGACTGTGACATCACATGGTTGCATTGAAGCAGATAAAGATTCCATAAGAGATGAGCCATACAGCCTCCCACAGGGCTTCGTCTGGGACGCTCTTGACCTGGGAAACGCTGCAGTG CTAAAAGAGTTGTACACTCTTCTCAATGAGAACTATGTGGAGGACGATGACAACATGTTTCGTTTTGATTACTCCCCAGAGTTTCTGCTTTG GGCTCTGCGTCCTCCAGGCTGGCTGCCTCATTGGCATTGTGGAGTGAGAGTGAACTCTAATCATAAGCTAGTTGGTTTCATCAGTGCCATTCCAGCCAACATTCGCATCTATGACAT AGAGAAGAAAATGGTGGAGATTAACTTTCTGTGTGTGCATAAGAAACTTCGCTCGAAACGAGTGGCTCCGGTACTTATCAGGGAGATCACCAGACGGGTCAACCTGGAGGGCATCTTTCAAGCTGTGTACACTGCAGGCGTGGTACTGCCAAAACCCGTGGGCACTTGCAG GTACTGGCACCGATCACTGAACCCACGAAAGCTGATTGAGGTGAAATTTTCTCATCTGAGTCGGAACATGACTATGCAACGTACCATGAAGCTCTACCGGCTCCCAGAG GCTCCCAAGAGTTCAAGCCTGAGGGCGATGACAGTTAAGGACGTGCCATTGGTTCATCGGCTGTTGAAGGAGTACCTGAGTCAGTTCCACCTGGTGCCTGTCATGAGCCCAGATGAGGTTCAGCACTGGCTACTGCCTCAGGAGAACATCATTGACACCTATGTAGTGGAG AATCCAGAGGGGAAAATTACTGACTTCTTGAGTTTCTATACACTGCCGTCAACCATCATGAACCATCCTGTGCACCGCAGTCTGAAAGCAGCATACTCCTTCTATAACGTACACACCACAACACCCCTGCTGGACCTGATGGGAGATGCTCTTATCCTTGCCAAGTCG AAAGGATTTGATGTCTTTAATGCACTGGACCTAATGGAGAACAAGACATTTTTGGAGAAGCTCAAGTTTGGCATCGGAGATGGAAATCTGCAGTATTATCTCTACAATTGGAAATGTCCCAGCATGGGCGCAGAAAAG GTGGGTTTGGTACTGCAGTGA